CAGCGACACAGTGCTCGCCTTTGCCACCGGCGCCGCCAGACATGCGCCGCTGGCCGGGTGGGACAGCCCGGGGGCCGACGCCTTTTACGCCGCGCTGCGTTCGGTGTGTCTCGACCTCGCCCAGCTCGTGGTTCGCGACGGCGAGGGGGCGCGCAAGTTCATCGAAATCGCGGTGTTCGGCGCGCAGTCCGATGACAGCGCGCGGCGGATCGCCATGTCGGTAGCAAACTCCCCGCTGGTGAAGACCGCCATCGCGGGAGAGGACGCCAATTGGGGCCGCGTCGTCATGGCCGTGGGCAAAGCGGGCGAGCCTGCCGATCGCGACCGTCTCTCGATCGGCTTCGGCGGGACGTGGGCCGCGCGCGAAGGCCAGCCGCTGACAAATTACGACGAGGCGCCGGTTGCCGACCACCTTCGCGGGCAGAACATTAGGATCGACGTCGATCTCGGGATTGGCGAGGGAAGCGCGACGGTGTGGACCTGCGATCTGACGCATGGCTATATCGACATCAATGCGGATTATCGCTCGTGAGCGTGCTCGACCGTGAGGTGCTCGCCCTGATGCGGCGCGCGAGCGAGGAAGCGATTCTCCCGCATTACCGCAATCTGTCGGAAAGCGAGGTGCGCGAGAAAGCGGCCGACGATGTCGTGACCGTGGCCGATCATGCTTCCGAGGCTCTGCTGACCGAAGGGCTCGCGAGGCTCAATCCCGGCATCGCCATCGTCGGCGAGGAAGCGGCAGAGGCCGATCCGGCCATCATGGACGCGCTCGCCGGCCCCTGCTGGATCGTCGATCCTCTCGACGGGACCAACAATTTCGCATTCGGCAAGCCGCCTTTCGGCATTCTCGTCGCCCTCGCCGAACATGGCGAGGCTAAGTCCGGCTGGATCTACGATTGCCTGAGCGGGCGTTTTTGCGCCGCGCATTTGGGGGAAGGCGCATATATCGACGGCGAGCAAATCGCCGCGCGCCCGACCGGCGAGGAGCCGCCGGTCGCCGCGATCTCGCTAGTCTTCATGGACCGGATACAGCGGGATCGAGTGACGACCCATATCGCGCCACATTACCGGATGGTCGACATTCCGCGCTGCGCCGCAGAACAATATCCACGCCTGGCGCTGGGCGAGAACGATGTCTCCATCTTCGAACGCACGCTACCGTGGGATCATGCCGCGGCCGCGCTATGGCTCAACGAGGCTGGCGGCCGCGTGGCCCGTCCCAGCGGTCTGCCCTACCGGGTCGACGAATGGCGCGAGCCAGGACTGATCGGTGCATCCTCGCCGCGCTTGTGGGACGAGCTGGCAGAACGTCTGGCCGCGCTCGCCCCAGATTAAATCAGATCGCGTAGATCAGAGTTCGCCCTCGAGCCAATTCTTCAGCTGACCCTTGGGCACCGCGCCGCGCATATTGGCGGCGGGCTGGCCGTCCTTGAACAGCACGAGATAGGGGATCGACTGGACGCCCATCTTCCCGGGCACGTCGGGGTTGGCCATGATGTCCATCTTGGCGATGGTGATCTGATCCTTCATCTCGTCGCTCAGTTCCTCGAGCGCAGGCGCGATCATCTTGCACGGGCCGCACCAGTCCGCCCAGAAATCCACCAGCACGGGCTTGTCCGAACCGAGGACGTCCGTTTCGAAACTGGAATCGGTGACTTCGACGGTTGCCATAATCAATCTCCTGTAGGTCGTGTTGCTTTTAATCTAGGCGGTCGCTTCGATCACTCAACCGATGGCGGCGCAAAACTTTCCGCAGGACCGTCGAGCGCACCGCGATAGCGGGCAAGCATTTCCGGCGGCAGTTCGATCAGCTGCGGCGTCTGGGTGTAAAGCACGGCGGCGCGAATCTCCCGACCCGGATAGATCGCTGCCAGCGCCGCGACATAGGCGGCGAGCTGGCGGCGGGTCGCTTCGGGCACGTCGTGGAGACCGCCCGGCGGGCGGCGCGCGGTCTTGAAATCGACGACCGTGACGGCCTCGGGGGTGAGCAGCAGCCTGTCGGCGATGCCCGACACCACCGCCCCCTCGACGATCGCCGCGAGCGGGACTTCCGCCAGCGCATCCGGCCCGAACACAGCCGCAAAATCGGGATGATCGAGGACACCGAGCGCGCGATCAAGAACTTCTGCGCGATCCTCTTCAGGCATTTCGACTGCCCGACGCGTCAGCCAGGCGCGCGCCTTTTCCTCGCGTTCGCCCGGCGCGACATCCGGCAGCCGCTCGAGCAGGGCGTGGATCAGCACGCCGCGCCGCGCCGCCATTGCGGTGTGTTCGGGTGGCAGGGGCGGATCGCTGCCCTCTTCTCCGCCAAGACCCGAGGGTGCGAGCGGGCGCGGCGGGCGAGGTTCCGGGCCGACCGGCTCCTTCGCCCAGCGCGGCAAATCGGGACCGTCAGGTTCGCGCGCTTCGTCCGCTCGCTCTGGGACCGAAGGCGCCCCCTCTCCCAGTTCCCAGCGCGCGCCCCAGATATCGTCCGCCAGCCCCTCGCCCGCGTCGAACAGCGTGCGCAGCCGCGCATACCAGCTGTCCTCGTGCGGACCGTTCCTCGCATCGCGCGGGCCGAGGGAGCCGCCGATGAACAACGCCTCCTCCGCCCGCGTCATCGCGACGTAGAGCAGCCGCCAGTGCTCCTCCATCGAGGTGGCTCGGGCCGCCTCGTCGAGCGCCAGAACCGGGCCAGCCTTCTCGTCCTTCGGCAGGCCGGGTAGCGGCACCTTCGCGGTATCTCCCCCACCCACGGCGTCGAATTCCATCTCCAGATCGGTTGAGGGATCGGGCCGGATTGCCGCGTCCGCTAGGATCACGATCGGCGCCTGAAGACCCTTGGAGCCATGCACGGTCATCACCCGCACCTGATCGCCGCCCTCGCCCGCCTCGCGCTTCAACTCGCCGTCTCCGGCATCGAACCAGCGGATGAAGCCTTGCAGGCTCGCCACATGGCTGGTGGCATAGGCGTTGGCGGCGTTCAGCAGTTCGTCGATCGGATCGTTCGCCTCGCGCCCCAGCCGTGCGACCAGCGCGCGCCGCCCGTCCATCGGGCCGACGAGGATCCAGTGCAGCAATTGTTGCGGGCTATCGTAATCGGCGCGGCGCAGAATTTCGCGCAAGGTCGCGACCGTGCCGGCTACGAAAGGGTCATCTACGCCGCGCAGATGCTCCCACAGCCTCACTCCGCGCGCCCGATAGCCATGTTCGAGCAATTGCTCCTGGCTCCAGCCTACCAGCGGCGAAACCAGCAGGTTCGCCAGCGTCAGATCGTCGAGCGGCTGGGCGGCAAAACGGATCGCCGCCATCAGATCCTTCACCGCCAGCGGATTGCCGAGCCGCAGCCGGTCGACACCTGCCACCGGCACGCCGCGGCGATAGAGCCGCTGCACGGTAAGCGAGGCGAGATCGCGCCGCTTCTGCACCAGCACCATGACATCGCCCGCTGTCGCCCGGCGGCTCTCTCCGCCCTTGACCAGAGTGAAGCCAGGCCCTTCGGGATCGAGCCAGCGCGCCACCTGCCGCGCGATGTTGTCGGCGAGCTTGCGGTCGTGCTTGCCAAGCCAACTCGCATCCTCCTCGCCTTCTTCCATGCCGCTGTCGGCGTGGACCGTGTTCCACAGCGTCACCAGTCCCGGCGCATCCGCCCCGATATGAGGCGGCGCCGCATCGCGCAGGCCCAGCGCGCCGGGACCGATCGCCGCGATCGCCCGGTCGACGAATTCGAGGATCGTCGCATTGCTGCGATAGCTTTGGCCGAGGTCGTATTCGCGCAACCGACGGACGAAATCCTCGCGCCCGCCTTCTTCGGCGGCGAGCGCGGTCGCTTCCATCCGCTTTCCGAACCAGTCGCGCGCGTCGCGGAAATTGGTCGGGCTGGTCCCCTGAAAGCCGTAGATCGCCTGCTTGTAGTCGCCGACCGTGAAGATCGTGCGGTTGGCCTGCTCGCGCGCACCGTAACCAGCGAAGAAATCGTCCGTCAGGGCCTTGATGATCTGCCACTGGGCGCGGTTCGTGTCCTGTGCCTCGTCGATCAGGATGTGGTCGAAACTGCGGTCGAGCTTGAAGCGGATCCAG
The genomic region above belongs to Qipengyuania spongiae and contains:
- a CDS encoding inositol monophosphatase family protein; its protein translation is MRRASEEAILPHYRNLSESEVREKAADDVVTVADHASEALLTEGLARLNPGIAIVGEEAAEADPAIMDALAGPCWIVDPLDGTNNFAFGKPPFGILVALAEHGEAKSGWIYDCLSGRFCAAHLGEGAYIDGEQIAARPTGEEPPVAAISLVFMDRIQRDRVTTHIAPHYRMVDIPRCAAEQYPRLALGENDVSIFERTLPWDHAAAALWLNEAGGRVARPSGLPYRVDEWREPGLIGASSPRLWDELAERLAALAPD
- the trxA gene encoding thioredoxin, which gives rise to MATVEVTDSSFETDVLGSDKPVLVDFWADWCGPCKMIAPALEELSDEMKDQITIAKMDIMANPDVPGKMGVQSIPYLVLFKDGQPAANMRGAVPKGQLKNWLEGEL
- the addA gene encoding double-strand break repair helicase AddA; translation: MSGRVFPLQGAQRDAVDPQESVWLSASAGTGKTQVLSARVLRLLLEPGADPSQILCLTFTKAGAAEMAVRVNAVLARWVRMDGAQLARELDHLGAPIDPETQARARSLFARVLDCPGGGLRIDTIHAFAQYLLSAFPAEAEILPGSRAMEDRDRDLLSRDVLSALLAGSSPKVREAIAELSRRKGPDAVMGWLMRCAGHMELWEQPGWQHELDVPVRRLLGIPSDAGEGWVAEACGDAEFPLACLRASRDAARGWTAATGQKAADFAERWLLLDNDRRLAGLGEFFDTFLKKDGRPRKMAGAEKVDPQFAAHQERLAESVAAAMSRRKLLDLAQFLAPQLEAGRAFALNWQEAKAREGLVDFDDLILRAARLLSDSAVADWIRFKLDRSFDHILIDEAQDTNRAQWQIIKALTDDFFAGYGAREQANRTIFTVGDYKQAIYGFQGTSPTNFRDARDWFGKRMEATALAAEEGGREDFVRRLREYDLGQSYRSNATILEFVDRAIAAIGPGALGLRDAAPPHIGADAPGLVTLWNTVHADSGMEEGEEDASWLGKHDRKLADNIARQVARWLDPEGPGFTLVKGGESRRATAGDVMVLVQKRRDLASLTVQRLYRRGVPVAGVDRLRLGNPLAVKDLMAAIRFAAQPLDDLTLANLLVSPLVGWSQEQLLEHGYRARGVRLWEHLRGVDDPFVAGTVATLREILRRADYDSPQQLLHWILVGPMDGRRALVARLGREANDPIDELLNAANAYATSHVASLQGFIRWFDAGDGELKREAGEGGDQVRVMTVHGSKGLQAPIVILADAAIRPDPSTDLEMEFDAVGGGDTAKVPLPGLPKDEKAGPVLALDEAARATSMEEHWRLLYVAMTRAEEALFIGGSLGPRDARNGPHEDSWYARLRTLFDAGEGLADDIWGARWELGEGAPSVPERADEAREPDGPDLPRWAKEPVGPEPRPPRPLAPSGLGGEEGSDPPLPPEHTAMAARRGVLIHALLERLPDVAPGEREEKARAWLTRRAVEMPEEDRAEVLDRALGVLDHPDFAAVFGPDALAEVPLAAIVEGAVVSGIADRLLLTPEAVTVVDFKTARRPPGGLHDVPEATRRQLAAYVAALAAIYPGREIRAAVLYTQTPQLIELPPEMLARYRGALDGPAESFAPPSVE